The sequence CAGGCGACGATGGCTTAACCCTGTGCCGCGAGCTACGCGGCCAAGGCAATCAAGTGCCCATTATTATGCTAACGGCGGTGGGTGAAGAAACCGACCGCATCGTAGGCTTAGAAATGGGCGCCGATGATTATTTACCAAAACCCTTTAATCCCCGTGAATTATTAGCCCGCATTAAAGCAGTGCTCCGGCGACAATCCATGGTTGAGAGCCCTGCTCACGCCGCGCAAGAAACGATGCACCTGTACTTTGATCGCTGGTGCTTAGACTTAAGCCGGCGTGAGCTGCGCGACGAGCAAGGCACCACCGTCAGCTTAAGCACCGCCGAGTTTGATTTATTGCGGGTGTTTACGCAGCATCCGCATCACGTACTCAGCCGAGATCAACTGTTGGATCTGGCGCGCGGCCGTGAAGCACAGGCGTTTGATCGCGCCATCGATACTTTAGTCAGCCGTTTGCGCCGCAAGCTGGAGTTGGACTCCAAGCAGCCACAACTAATTAAAACTATTTGGGGTGGCGGCTATATGTTAGTGGCCGATGTGCGCCATGGGGATTAAGCCGCTGCGCTTTTGGCTGAGTAGCCTCAGCGGCCAAGTGATCATGGTGGCGCTACTGATCTTGGTTATCATCCAATTGGTGGGCATCCAGATTTACCGCATGGATCGCGAAGAGACGCTGGGCTTAGTCAACAGTCGCTTTACCCTACAACGCGTCGTGTCGGCCACTCGCCTACTCAACCAATCTCCGGAAAGCTTACACCCAGAGATATTGCGCGCCAGTCGCAGCGAAACGTTACGCCTGCGCTTGGCTGCCCAAGCCAGCACTCCCGAGGAACGCAACCCGCATTTTGAACGCATAGTGCGCAGCAAGCTGGAATATCCCGAATCGCTCACCATTCAGATCAGTGCTGAACGCAGTTCCGTTTCTGCTCAATGGCAGCCTCATAACCAGCAACCACGAGGTCAACATCATCCGCGCAGGCATGCGGATATCCGCCTACAGGGCAGTATTGAGTTGGAAGATGGTCGCTGGTTAGATTTTACCTCGCTACGCGATAACGAAATACCCGGCTGGTCAGTTAAAGCTGTGCTGTCTTTTGTACTATTAGCAGGCTTGCTCGCGGGCTTGATGATCTGGCTATTGCAACGCACCACTCGGCCCTTAAAGCAGCTAGCTCAGCAAGCCGAGCGATTGGGGCGAGGGGACAAGCCGGAACCCATTAGCGAAAGCGGCCCCCGAGAAATACGCGACACCCTCACCGCCTTTAACCGCATGCAAGACCGACTAGACCGCTTTGTCTCGGATCGCACCCGCATGCTAGCGGCGATTTCTCATGACTTACGCACCCCTATTACGACTTTACAGCTACGCTGTGAATTTTTAGCCGAGGGCGAAGATAAACAAAAAATTCAGCAGAGCTTAATCATCATGGAGCAGATGCTTAAGGCCACCTTACAATTCGCCCAAGAAGACGGCTTAGCGGAACCGATCCGCAATTTGGACTTACCCAGCTTACTGCAAAGCCTGTGTGATGATTTACAAGACAATGGCTTTGATGTCAGCTTGGTGGCACAAACGGCGGTTATTTATCGAGGCCGCCCCACCGCCCTGCGTCGAGCCTTACAAAACTTACTCGATAATGGCGTTAAATATGGCGGCAAGGTAGAAGCCGAGCTCGACGTTACTCCCACACAGGTACAGATCCGTATTCGCGACTTTGGTCCGGGTATTCCTATCGAGCTGCAAGAAGAAGTATTTAAACCCTTTACGCGGCTGGATTCGGCGCGAAATATGGAAGATGGTAGTATCGGATTAGGTCTCGCCATTGCGCGCACCCTGATCCACCAGCATGGCGGGCAATTGCTGCTGAGCAATCACCCGCAAGGCGGCTTATTGGCGCAAATATTTTTGCCTCGC comes from Oceanisphaera profunda and encodes:
- a CDS encoding ATP-binding protein: MGIKPLRFWLSSLSGQVIMVALLILVIIQLVGIQIYRMDREETLGLVNSRFTLQRVVSATRLLNQSPESLHPEILRASRSETLRLRLAAQASTPEERNPHFERIVRSKLEYPESLTIQISAERSSVSAQWQPHNQQPRGQHHPRRHADIRLQGSIELEDGRWLDFTSLRDNEIPGWSVKAVLSFVLLAGLLAGLMIWLLQRTTRPLKQLAQQAERLGRGDKPEPISESGPREIRDTLTAFNRMQDRLDRFVSDRTRMLAAISHDLRTPITTLQLRCEFLAEGEDKQKIQQSLIIMEQMLKATLQFAQEDGLAEPIRNLDLPSLLQSLCDDLQDNGFDVSLVAQTAVIYRGRPTALRRALQNLLDNGVKYGGKVEAELDVTPTQVQIRIRDFGPGIPIELQEEVFKPFTRLDSARNMEDGSIGLGLAIARTLIHQHGGQLLLSNHPQGGLLAQIFLPR
- a CDS encoding response regulator codes for the protein MHTGKQLLVVDDHGEIRDLLTRFLEQHGYQVQAVPDGNAMRQHLNHHAPDLIILDLMLPGDDGLTLCRELRGQGNQVPIIMLTAVGEETDRIVGLEMGADDYLPKPFNPRELLARIKAVLRRQSMVESPAHAAQETMHLYFDRWCLDLSRRELRDEQGTTVSLSTAEFDLLRVFTQHPHHVLSRDQLLDLARGREAQAFDRAIDTLVSRLRRKLELDSKQPQLIKTIWGGGYMLVADVRHGD